tttctattctaCTTTTGCCCAGTTGAtaacatataaaagaaaaaaatagctgatttgttttcttttttttttaatggcaaataaccattttactcATAATGAgtcattttacttttatttaacagttttttttagCACTATAAAGCTtcgttcatcctaaaatttttaaccaaattttattcaaaatattttaagatcctCTTATgaaatttcaacttaatttgaTAGTCGGATTAAAAATTACATACGTCCAATAATGTAAAACTagttaaattgtgatttttcatcaaatttttgaatttctttaaaaattctgaaattttaacctaagctaaaacatcatattagaaagctccatataaatttttagaattttttaataacttaattgagaattataaattttattttatataaaactagttaaaaaatattaaaaaaatattgacctgGGCTATAACACTCCAAGCATGCTAGTGTTCGTGTTACCTTGAACATTTTACAGCTGAGGGTTGCTGTCATTTGATGCGTTATAGATTTTGACCcccaaaagattaaaaaaagaagaagaagaagataaaattgaCATTCTATTCTCCAGCCGTTGCTTTGGTTACCTAATatattgctttttctttttttttttcttttttctttttgaagtatttttaatttttattttatttttgatattaacatgttaaagagattaaaaaatattaaaaaattaaaaaaaaaatcaataattttcaaaaacacgGCTAAACTTTAATATCGAACAAGATCAATAACTAGATGCAGCTGCTTTTTGAACAGACTCCAACCTGATTCTGACGGCTTTGATGAGCAAATATTGAAGAttatatatctttatttaattggaTAACAAATTAGACAATCCTTCctcctttggtttttttttttttttttgacaaactgCAGCATGATCATTAAGATCGAAGAACCAGTGAAACAAAGCAATCAAATCTCACAACCAGGAAAATTCGAAATGaaagaaccaagaaaaataGCTTCATTTATCTATCAATactcatcatttaatatatatattcccgCAAGAATCATAGAAAAAGGGCCAAAATTGAAGAGCAGAACTACAAAAAGACGGTGTCCTGTCTTTAGTTTCAAAATTGAAGCTACTTAAATTACTAGCTAGACTGCAAGAGAGACTTCAAGCTTTTTCGCTGGTTTTGCAGTTGCAAGAAACAGGCTTTGCCAGGCATGTAGGATTCTCATCCCCAGCCAAGATAACAACTACCTTTGGCTCAAAATCAACCTCTATCTCCACTTGCTTTGCTGGTTTTTCATCTAATTCAGCCTCCCTTCTTGAAGAGTTGGACAGAGATTTTCTATAAGAACAAGCAAGAATTATCAACGCTACTGTTATCAGCCCCAACATAAGTGCTAGACCACCAAAGACGTAAGCAACAGGAGAATTCCAATGCCAGAATCCTCCATGAGCACCGCCACCTCCTCCTGATGGGTTGGTTGCTGGCCTCATCTCCAAGAACTCCCTCTCCTTTtatctctcttgttttttttttttttcagtgcaATGTGATGAGCTTGATGAAAggccctgtatttataggacaAAAGTTAAAGTGGTAGGGTGCTTAGAAGTAACAAGTTGCTTTTGTGCTGTTAC
This DNA window, taken from Populus alba chromosome 17, ASM523922v2, whole genome shotgun sequence, encodes the following:
- the LOC118030136 gene encoding protein GLUTAMINE DUMPER 6; its protein translation is MRPATNPSGGGGGAHGGFWHWNSPVAYVFGGLALMLGLITVALIILACSYRKSLSNSSRREAELDEKPAKQVEIEVDFEPKVVVILAGDENPTCLAKPVSCNCKTSEKA